A stretch of Castanea sativa cultivar Marrone di Chiusa Pesio chromosome 2, ASM4071231v1 DNA encodes these proteins:
- the LOC142623579 gene encoding uncharacterized protein LOC142623579, with amino-acid sequence MGKLSKYCGVFGVMLVLLVIAVGTIECRKIEKDTFSDGIGGGGGVGGGGGGVGGGVGVGVGGGGGAGGGGVGGGGGAGGGAGGGIGGGKGGGEEEIGGGFGGGVGEGAGGGIGSGGGAGGGAGGGIGGGSGGGVGIGGGAGGGAGGGIGGGAGAGRGAGGGIGGGSGGGVGFGGGAGGGAGGGGAGGGIGGGF; translated from the coding sequence ATGGGGAAGCTTTCTAAGTACTGTGGTGTGTTTGGTGTGATGTTGGTATTGCTAGTGATAGCTGTAGGGACAATAGAAtgtaggaaaattgaaaaagacaCATTTTCTGATGGCATAGGAGGTGGAGGGGGAGttggaggaggtggtggtggtgttggggGAGGAGTTGGAGTTGGTGttggtgggggtgggggtgcaGGTGGTGGGGGTGtaggtggtggaggtggtgctGGTGGGGGTGCAGGTGGAGGCATTGGAGGTGGAAAAGgcggtggtgaagaagaaattGGAGGTGGGTTTGGTGGTGGAGTTGGAGAGGGTGCAGGTGGTGGCATCGGAAGTGGAGGTGGTGCTGGCGGGGGTGCAGGTGGAGGCATTGGAGGTGGGTCTGGTGGTGGTGTAGGAATTGGAGGTGGAGCTGGTGGGGGTGCAGGTGGTGGCATCGGAGGTGGAGCTGGTGCTGGCAGGGGTGCAGGTGGAGGCATTGGAGGTGGGTCTGGTGGTGGTGTAGGATTTGGAGGAGGAGCTGGTGGGGGTGcaggtggtggtggtgctggAGGGGGTATTGGTGGTGGATTTTAA